In Microvirga sp. 17 mud 1-3, the genomic window CGCGAAGCGCAGGATCAGGAAGCCTGCGATCGCCGACAGGAAGGACCCGGCGAGCACGCCGATCTTGGCGGAATCGACCAGATCGGCCCTGTCCCCGAACGCGAGGGCGTCGATGAAGAGGCTCATGGTGAAGCCGATCCCGCACAGGAGCGCGACCCCGTAGCATTGCAGGCGGGAGGCGCCGGCCGGCATATCCGCGAGGCCCAGGCGCACGGCGAGCCACACGGAGCCGTAGACGCCCACCTGCTTGCCGACGAACAGGCCCAGGGCCACTCCGAGCGGCAGGGATGCCACGAGGGACGACAGGGACAGGCCAGCGAAGGACAGGCCCGCATTGGCAAGGCCAAAGATCGGGATGATCCCGTAGGCGACCCAGGGCTGAAGCCAATGTTCCAGCCGGTGCAGGGGCGAATCCTCGGCCCGCGTCTTCTTGGGCTCGGGCTGGAGCGGAATGGTCAATGCGAGGGCGACGCCCGCGAGGGTCGCGTGGACGCCCGATTTCAGAACGAAGAACCAGAGCAGGGCGCCGACGGCCAGATAGGGCACAAGGGACGTGGTCCCGAACCGGTTGAGAAGAACAAGGACCACGAGGCACAGCGCGGCGAGGCCGAGCATCGGCAGCGCAAGTCCGCTCGTGTAGAACAGCGCGATGATCACGATGGCGCCGAGA contains:
- the nhaA gene encoding Na+/H+ antiporter NhaA — its product is MDGQREVKRRVSLMRRFFDSEASGGILLMGVTVAALAIANSPLSEAYFGILKTYVLGLSVLHWINDGLMAVFFLLVGLEIKREFLDGQLSTWPRRVLPGIAALGGMAVPALVYTAVTWSDPALRAGWAIPAATDIAFALGVLTLLGPRVPASLKIFLTALAILDDLGAIVIIALFYTSGLALPMLGLAALCLVVLVLLNRFGTTSLVPYLAVGALLWFFVLKSGVHATLAGVALALTIPLQPEPKKTRAEDSPLHRLEHWLQPWVAYGIIPIFGLANAGLSFAGLSLSSLVASLPLGVALGLFVGKQVGVYGSVWLAVRLGLADMPAGASRLQCYGVALLCGIGFTMSLFIDALAFGDRADLVDSAKIGVLAGSFLSAIAGFLILRFAPRVAPQRRAAMSM